The segment CCGAAATTTTTCGTCGGGCACCCGTAAAATTTTTACCATGGTGTCGATGTCAAAATCTAAGATTATGCTGCCGACAAACACCATACAGTCACTGATGTTTGCGCCGCCTTCACCGGCAATTTTTTTCCCTTCCGGCGTAATCAAATCGTTCACCGGCTTAAACCTCGCCTCCACTCCAAAATGTCGATATGTGTTAATGGGCGGTTGGGAAAATAGGCGGTAAAGTTGGTCAACGCTGGCAGGAAAGTTAGGATTATCCTTCTTCATAACTACATGATAGAAAATTTGGTTTTTGTCCAGCAGTACAGTGCCGCCGCCAACTTCGCGCCGAATAACGGGTAGGCCCATCCGTCGGCATGCTTCTACGTCTAATACCCGCTGGGTATCCTGAAAATAGCCCACACTCACCAAAGGCTGTTCAGGCGAAACCAGTACCAGTGCTTCAATATTCAAGCGCGCCAAGGCATGAAAGACCGTCATTGCTTCATATCCTGGAACTATACCCAGTTTAAATAGCTTCATGATGAGCCCCCGTTCGTTAATTAAAATAAAATCTTAGTAATTATATAAATTTAGTAAGTTAGATAAATAAGGAAAACTTGGATTCGGATGCCTCATTTAAAAATGCGGCAACACCACCGTATTCAATACCGTCAATCAAGTCTTCTTTGGGTATTTCCATTACATCCATGGACATTGTACAGGCCACCATTTTTATATCTAGTTCCTGAGCCAACTCCAAAAATTCCGGTAGGCTTTGCACCTTTTTACTTTTCATTTGTTTTCGCATCATCTTCGAACCCATACCACCCATATTTAAATTGGAAAGAGGCAGCTTATCCGGTCCGCCGGGCAGCATTTTGTCAAACATCTTACCCAGTATGGTGGATGCTCCCTTTTTGGGACCCTTTTTCTTCAGCATACTGACTCCCCAGAAAGTAAAGAATAATGTTACCTCCATCCCGGAAGCAGCTGCCCCGGTAGCAATATTCATGGTAGCTAGGGCCTTATCCAATTCACCGCTGAAAACAATAATAGATAGTTTTTCTTGTTCGCTCATGGTTCTCCCCCTCTAACCCTTAGGCTTAAGACTTACGAATATAATACTTTTTGCAGCCGTCTCCCTCTTCGCTGCTGATAAATTCGTTACCAGTCTTTTTGCACCAAGCAGGCACATCGCTGTCTGCACCGGCGTCATCTGCTAAAAGTTCCAACACTTGACCGCTTTCC is part of the Metallumcola ferriviriculae genome and harbors:
- a CDS encoding sulfurtransferase TusA family protein; amino-acid sequence: MKADTTVDAVGLLCPMPIVKLSKGVKAMESGQVLELLADDAGADSDVPAWCKKTGNEFISSEEGDGCKKYYIRKS
- a CDS encoding DsrE/DsrF/DrsH-like family protein, which translates into the protein MSEQEKLSIIVFSGELDKALATMNIATGAAASGMEVTLFFTFWGVSMLKKKGPKKGASTILGKMFDKMLPGGPDKLPLSNLNMGGMGSKMMRKQMKSKKVQSLPEFLELAQELDIKMVACTMSMDVMEIPKEDLIDGIEYGGVAAFLNEASESKFSLFI